A genomic segment from Callithrix jacchus isolate 240 chromosome 8, calJac240_pri, whole genome shotgun sequence encodes:
- the FCF1 gene encoding rRNA-processing protein FCF1 homolog gives MGKQKKTRKYATMKRMLSLRDQRLKEKDRLKPKKKEKKDPSALKEREVPQHPSCLFFQYNTQLGPPYHILVDTNFINFSIKAKLDLVQSMMDCLYAKCIPCITDCVMAEIEKLGQKYRVALRIAKDPRFERLPCTHKGTYADDCLVQRVTQHKCYIVATVDRDLKRRIRKIPGVPIMYISNHRYNIERMPDDYGAPRF, from the exons ATG gggaagcaaaagaaaacaaggaagtatGCGACCATGAAGCGAATGCTTAGTCTCAGAGATCAGAGGCT taaagaAAAGGATAGATTAaaacctaaaaagaaagaaaagaaggatccCAGCGCGTTAAAGGAAAGAGAAGT tcCTCAACATCCTTCCTGCTTATTTTTCCAATATAATACACAGTTGGGCCCACCTTACCACATCCTTGTTGATACCAACTTTATCAACTTTTCCATAAAAGCCAAACTGGACTTAGTGCAGTCAATGATGGACTGTCTGTATGCCAAGT GTATCCCTTGTATAACTGATTGTGTAATGGCTGAAATTGAAAAATTGGGGCAGAAGTATCGAGTGGCTCTAAG GATTGCCAAGGATCCAAGATTTGAACGATTACCGTGTACACACAAAGGAACCTACGCAGATGACTGCTTAGTACAGAGAGTAACTCAG CATAAGTGTTACATTGTGGCCACAGTTGACCGGGACCTTAAAAGAAGAATTCGTAAGATTCCTGGAGTTCCTATCATGTACATTTCTAACCATAG GTACAACATTGAACGGATGCCAGATGATTATGGAGCCCCTCGATTCTAA